The Triticum aestivum cultivar Chinese Spring chromosome 6D, IWGSC CS RefSeq v2.1, whole genome shotgun sequence genomic sequence CGAATCGCCGTCTCGCCCCcaggggcgatttttatgcgtcccgggggggccaacggctggagatgctcttagaaatAATTTTCCATGAGCCAAATTTACCACGGTGTTTGTACGTTAGTTATTAGGTCCACAATGTGTACATTACCATGCTATCAGGTTCGCAGGCTTGACCTTACTTATAGAACACAACAACAAAACAAGGTATAACCTAGTTATGTATTCTCTACATGGGAAAAACGATGGGACTAGGAGATAAATCGTCAAAGCTCAAAATTGGAAAGAAAAAGAAATGCCTTTTACCACGTCCTATTTCCATCTCAGGCTCTCAGTCCTGACTTACAAAAACTACATAAAACAGTACCCAATCACAACATAGTGCATGCCTAGATGGTTGTCTCAGCTAGCGCACAACCTGTGAGTGCGGCGTTTGACTCCTGCTTTGCTCGTTTTTTTGCCATATTTATGAATTCGTGAGGGCGAGCCATCGAAATTAGCGACGGGGATTGTTGTATGTACGATCATCAATCAGACGGTAGCCAATGCATTCGGTCATTTTGCAAAAACCAGTTGGTGTGCCCATACATTAGTCGTTTCACATAAGTTACTGGTGGTATAATTTTCAATATATTTTTCTGCCTTGTCAAAGTTACCGCggtgtttgtacgtaagttatcgGGTATATGATTCGTATATTACTGTGatattttcacataagttatctAGGGTATATTTTTCAATAACTTTGTCCCCTCTTTGGTGAAAGTTATCGCGGCGTTTGTACATAAATTATCGGGTATGTGTTTCACatattaccgtgctattttcacataagttaccgGGGTATGTTCTTCAACAACTTTCCCCCCTTAGTCAAAAGTTACCGCGTTATTTGAAGGTAAATTATTGGGTATGTGATacatatattaccatgttattttgaCATAAATTATCGAGggggtatgtttttcaacaaattgCCCCCCTTGGTTAAAGTTACCATGGTGTTACATATATATCGATGATATATTTTCAATAACTTTTGTTTCCGGTGCAAAAGTTGCCATGGTGTTTGTATGGTGcttattaccatgttatttaaacAGAATTATCGGGGGTATGTTTGAACAGCCCCCCTCGCCCCGGTAAATCTTACCGCAATGTTTGTATGTAAATTATCATATATGCGGTTTGTATATCACCATGTTATTTTCACATAAAGTTACCGGGATAGCTTTTTTGAGATACTTAATATGTGTGTTTGTAGGTAAGTTATCAGGAGGTCCGCGGTGCTTAAAATACCTGTTGTTTACACAAAATTTATCGAAGTatgtttcaacaacttttttcctcTAGGTCAAACAACCTTTTTTCTGGGTCAAAAGTAATACCGTGATGGTATCAAAGTTGTCAGGATCAAAGTAGAAAACATCGTCGAAAGACAGTTTACTGCGAGAGAGATGTGTATCTGACAAAAACATCATTCTTTTTGTAGCTTTTTTTCTTTTAATTTACCACAAAAAATGGAAGAAAAGTGCATAGAAGCTAGTAGATTGCATCGGCTACTAGCATGAAATAGCAGCACCACTCGGGGATATTCCCTTTTGCTCCtacgtgcatatgcacccattgtcgagaTACACATTTCGAAAAattgaaaaattcggaacaaaaatcccgcgtgtatatccggacattttatgtccgttcacaaggtttcggtgaaaaacgacgttttttgtggcttgtgtaaaaaagacaatttctgatgcttcattctaactattcacgaggcatttctttatcttttttacacaagccacaaaaaacgtcgtttttcaccgaaaccctgtgaacggacataaaatgtccggatatacacgcgggatttttgttccgaatttttcaacttttcaaagTGTGTGtcttcgacaatgggtgcatatgcacctaggaacAAAAAAGCCTAGTAACTAGCCTAATTAGCAGACAGCAGCTAGCCTAGCTAGCCTAACCTAGCTAGTAAACAGCAGCAGATCGCATATGGAACAGTGACAGGAACAACAAATAGCAGCAAGCGCATGGAGCACCCTCAAAAAAAAACAAGCGCATGGAGCCACGGGAGGAGCTGCACATGGAGCAGCAGCAGAAAAGTCCACGCGCGTCTTGCGCGGAAGGGGAAGGAGCAGCGCGCAGCCCACGCGCGGGCGTTTGCGGAAAAAGCGTTGACCGCTTGATGCAAATCGTACGGCGCTGGATGCGGTaggtagttttgcagaaaaacttCCGTGTGCCAGATACATAtttcgtatatatatatacatatctgcACTACCTCGGGCGATCTCCTCGACCGGCTCGTACCATCCTGTCCCACTCCCACCCCGGCCGCCCGGCGACGGTGATCGGCGATCCTCTATTTCTTCGATCAGTAAGCATATATGTAATCTAGATATGCTTCCCCCGATCGACCCCGATCGACCCAATGCAGCACCACATCTCATATCATATAGCATGCGTTTCTTGCAGCTCTACTATTCGAGGCTTGCCCAACATGGCCTTTGCTGGCGTATCTCTCATTGCTGACTGCAAGCTGTGCGCCTCCACCAAGTCGGCCATCAACTCCGGTGCAGATAGCGGGTACCACTTGCTCGTTGTCGAAGGTTACTTGCGCACCAAAGAGACTACTCCCAACCGCGAGTCCATCGGGTCTCGTCCTTTCATTGTTGGGGGCCGTCGCTGGGCCATCGGCTACCACCCTAATGGTTTGGACAAGGATGCTGAAGAATTTATATCGGTTTCCCTTGTCCTTGAAGACGATACCAGGCCAAGCGTTGAGGTTCAGTATGCCTTCAGTTTCATTGACCAGCCCTAGTTGCGGGTGCCAAAGCACATCCGCCAAAGCCAACCAGTTTGCTTGGGCTTCTATGATTCTTTTGATGGCCAGTTTGAATTCATGAAAAGGGAGGGTTTTGAAAGATCAAGGCATCTCAAAGACGACAGCTTCGTCATCCGGTGTGACCTTGTTGTCCTCAAGCCGGCCGCGGACAAGGAGCAGGGCACCACCGCTCTTCCTTTCACCGAATTGCCACAGGCCGACTTACCAAGCCATCTTGGCGATCTCCTCCTGAGCAAGGAGGGTGCTGACGTCACGTTTGAGGTTGACGGCAAGGAGTTCGCTGCGCACCGGTGGATGCTTGCAGCCCGATCTACCGTCTTCAAGGCACAGCTCTTTGGCACCATGAATGTGGGCAATGCTACGTCAAGTGTTGTCAAGATAGACAACATCAAAGCAAACGTCTTCAAGGGCTTGCTAACTTTCATCTACACTGATGGAATGCCTGAATTCGAgcatgacgatgacgatgaggcTGGTGACATGGAACAGGATGATGACTCAGAAGAAGATGGAATGAAAGAAGACTGGCTGCTACAGCTCCTTGAAGCTGCAGAAAAATATGGTCTCCAAAGGCTCAAGTCAATCTGTGAAGAGAAGTTGACCGAATTGATTTGCAAGGACACGGTGGCAGACATCATTGTCGTGGCTGAGCGGAACCAGTGCCTCTGGTTGAAGGAGTCTTGCTTGGAGTTTGTCAAAACTCGCACAAATTTACACATAGTTTTCACCGCTGATGGCTTGGAGCAAATAATCAGGACCTGCAGCCCCTCTGTTCTCAAGGAGCTTCTCTCCAAGTTTGCTTCCTGAATTGCTTGAGTTCTAGACCTATGGTTCATGATTCCTCTATATAAGGTTATTATTGTGTCCCTGATCCATATCCATATTATGACATACAATTGTGTCGTCTACCACTACTATTCTAAATGTGTGCTCAGTACTGAAATATGAAATGCAGCAAAATAATCTATTCTATGTGCTTTGCTTGAATTCATTTGATCATGCATGCATGGCTCTATGTTGAAATGTTGAGATGAAAAAGTTTGTGTTGGGTGCATCCATGGATAACCTGCATCAGCTGCAAGTGTAAAAACTAGCCAGCAGCATACAAGTTCGTTAGCATGCTCCCTTCTCTGATCCAATTGAGGGTGCATGATGTTACAAATAACCTAGATAAATCTCGTGGATAACCAAAGCAATGGTACGAAACAATCACAATAAGATAAATAATTTGACTACAACGACCACACATTTTACTCGAGATAATTGGCGACATCCTATGATACATAACTGATTTTGATTTGGATTCTTTTTCTTCATGAAAATAAGCATAATTAAACTCAGTTAGCATCATTCTGACAGTACCATATCCATGCACTCCATGTACACTGTACAGGGCACAATTGCTCGATACGAGTAGCATGTACGGACAGCCAGGTGACTaatgtgtaggaaccaatatacAGCTCAGTTCACATGAATATACAATGGCTATTACCTTTACATAGAAGATCATCAGTAATTCAGGATTGGCGACAAAAGGAGAAATTCTTTTACAGCAACAGCCTAGCTCAGTCTCTGGGACTCATCTCCTGCCTTAAGCTAATTCTGAGACACTTATGTGCCCTTACCACACAGTAACAACGAACTCCACCTCTCAAAGTTAGCAAACTCTGCTCCGAGATGCTGTATCAGATGGAATGAACAGGGTCATGAAAAAGAAGAATGGATGAGAGGGTCATAGTGTGGACTATGGAAAAGACACCAAACGGAAAATCAAGTTTCAAATCATGTAGCTAGACAATAAGGCTGGTCTCAGTTCAGTTGTAACAACTGAAGAATGTGGAGCTGCATAAAACATGACAGGGAAGGCAAACACCATGTATGTACTAGGTAGCTATTGTTTTAGCAACCTCTGTATCTTTGGGGGATTATGATTTATGACTAGTTCTTTCTAAATAAGAGGAGCACACGTGGTGCTTTCCGCAAATGTAGATGATCTGTTACAATGTGAAATGTGTAGATGCAAGCACATATATACGATAATATAGTAGTCAATGATGATGAGTCTATTGTGTTGTAGCTTTCTAAAGCTGGAACAAGAGATCTTATCCAACAATAGCTACATAATATATGAAGTAGGCATGTAGTTCAGACTATCTGGAGAATACCTCAGGTGGGGTGAACAAAACGAACGTAGCAAAGAACACCACATATTCACGGGATGATGATATTTAGCCTCACCTTTGTTTTGAAATGAATCTAGTCTTTGCTTTTCTCGCCTTCAAAGTACTTGAAAACGCCATATCCAGTCGTACCCCCGAGGAACAAGAGTACTGTCGGAGTGAACGACGGATACAGGTACTTAACTAAAAAACTGTCCCATTCTGTGGGCAGAAAACCTGCATTTTTCATAAGAAGGTTCAGATATGATTAGTTGAGTCAACAATTCTACAGTAGCAAAACCTTTCCCACCCTTAGCAAATAAAAATTGAAACAGAGGCCAAAgatttgcctcattcattaattAAGGGAAAAATATAGTGTTATGGTTACAAAGATAACGCCCAAACGTCCACCAACATAGAACAAGGACACTACTCTCCCGGCATGATTAGACCTAAGTGTTTCGCCCCCGCGATGACCCAAAGTTTTGCCTCTTTCACCCTCAACGAGGATTGTCGGCGGAGCGGACTTGTGGCGGAAGACCCTAGCATTTCTCTCATTCCAAATGGTCCAACTTAGATAATTTAGAACGAACCAAGGCGACGATGAGTTATATGCATCGCTCAGCATCACGCAAGAACAATTTCAGTTCAGTTAAAATCACCAAGTCAACGGCATGATGGCAAACCTGAAAACTGCATCCAACATTTACAGAGCAAAGGGTGTTTCTTCACACCAGACGCCACTCAAGTTAGTAATACGTAGTACTCCACTGCGCCACAATGCTTCTTAACTCTTATCGTATCATGGCATCCCCCTAAATTTCAAATACCTATGATGTCTACGGACAATGTCCACCAGATTCCCCATAGCACAAGCTTAAATCAGCTACTAGATAGCATAGGTAGGTGAATTACCGGAGGCGGCCAGCGCGAGGCCCTGGAAGAGGATGATCCCGCCGAGGCCCAGCCACGCGAAGAGGAAGGCGCTCTCGGTGGCCTGCCTCTGCCGGACCTCGTCCTCCGTGAACCGATTCCCGCGGCCGCCGGGGTTGAACCCGGCCTTCGTCCGCTGCTGCTCGaacaccgacgcgctccccgccgggGCGCGGCGGACCGCCACGTCGGGCGGCGGCTCCAGCGCCTtgtccttgcccttgcccttgctgctgctgctcttggacttgccgggcttcttcttgccgccgcccgagcccgaggcCGCGAGGGCGCGGAAGAGGGGGCGGGGGTGCGGGCGGGGTGGGGCTGGGGAGAGGAAGGAcgcggcggagagggaggcggaggcggccgtgGCCATGGCGACGGCGTGCGGTCGCTGCGCTGCCGGCGCGTCCGAGTTGGTTATCCCTGGCTTGGCTCGCTCGGTGGAGTgggcggtggaggtggaggcgaCGAGGCGGGTTTGGTGGGCTGGGCCGTGGAGAAGAGACAGTGGGTTTTGTGCTGGCGAAATGGAAGTCCGTTTTGTTTTGAGAGCTCAGGCCCGGTAGTTTCGGCCTGGCCTTTCTACTACTAGCATGCACCCACGATCAGATTTCTCAAAAAATAAATGCACCCACGATCATCACATTTTTTTTGCGGAGCGGAATTTTGTGCATGCCTTGTAGGTTTCCATATTGCTTTGGCTTTACATAGCCCCATCACTCTAGAAACAAACTGCCTGATCCTAAAAAAAAACTGCCTTTTTGTGAAGAACTATTTAGCCGATGGAATCCTCGACGCATCAGCTCTCATGGACTTGAAAAAAGAGGCTAAAGGGGCCATCCGCCTTCTGTAGCAATTCTTCCCGGTCAATAGGGGGCACTAATATGATGGCGCATAAGATTGCAAAAAACAATTATGAATTATAAAATGGATGGGGTTTTTAATGGGTGATGCGCCGTCGTGTGTAACGTCCTGTGTAACAAATGATTATATGCCTTTGATTTAATTAACATATGGGTGTTTTGAAAGACAGGTAGGAGTAATTCCAGTTGAGAAAATGTGTGCTATCAGGTAACAAAAATTACAAGTAAATAAATGAAACATTTCATGTGTGCGCG encodes the following:
- the LOC123143479 gene encoding protein LPA2 is translated as MATAASASLSAASFLSPAPPRPHPRPLFRALAASGSGGGKKKPGKSKSSSSKGKGKDKALEPPPDVAVRRAPAGSASVFEQQRTKAGFNPGGRGNRFTEDEVRQRQATESAFLFAWLGLGGIILFQGLALAASGFLPTEWDSFLVKYLYPSFTPTVLLFLGGTTGYGVFKYFEGEKSKD